The following proteins come from a genomic window of Noviherbaspirillum sp. L7-7A:
- a CDS encoding (2Fe-2S)-binding protein yields MATLNVNGTMREFEAEPDTPLLWVLREQLGLTGTKYGCGVAQCGACTVHIDGEPVRTCVRPVSTVTAEQKIVTIEGLSGNGSHPLQKAWVALDVPQCGFCQSGMIMAAAALLKEKPQPTDADINQSITNICRCGTYNRVRAAIKAAGQGGSTRQAGLAIQHADGSTT; encoded by the coding sequence ATGGCAACACTGAACGTCAACGGGACAATGCGTGAATTCGAAGCCGAACCCGACACGCCTCTGTTATGGGTGCTGCGTGAGCAGCTTGGCCTGACCGGCACCAAATATGGCTGTGGCGTCGCCCAGTGCGGCGCCTGCACCGTGCATATTGATGGTGAGCCCGTGCGGACCTGCGTGCGGCCGGTATCCACCGTGACTGCCGAGCAAAAGATCGTAACCATCGAGGGCTTGTCCGGCAACGGCTCCCATCCGCTGCAAAAAGCCTGGGTTGCGCTCGACGTACCGCAATGCGGTTTCTGTCAGAGCGGCATGATCATGGCAGCCGCAGCATTGCTGAAGGAAAAGCCTCAACCTACCGACGCCGACATCAATCAATCCATCACCAACATCTGCCGCTGCGGCACTTATAACCGGGTGCGTGCGGCCATCAAGGCGGCAGGGCAGGGCGGCAGTACGCGACAGGCGGGCCTGGCAATCCAGCATGCCGACGGGAGCACGACATGA
- a CDS encoding AAA family ATPase yields MPAKIIIITNQKGGAGKTNAAVHLAGTAVRRHFKTLLIDADKQGTATKWVAQAEEGQQHKIRVMGLAMAEAKIAQEVKQYVDDYDLIIVDCPPSVDSPIPQVMLMIADLAIVPIVPKPGDLWASTDLLELAERASTMNPDLKVRLLGSNVIANLAMSKHSLSSMATMRDNAPLFQTRLHQRTAYVEAMLTGDSVHYFGSSAKAAIKEIEALFDEVMLGLNLQAPKARSKK; encoded by the coding sequence ATGCCGGCTAAAATTATCATCATCACGAATCAAAAGGGCGGCGCAGGCAAAACCAATGCAGCTGTTCACCTTGCCGGTACAGCAGTGCGCAGGCATTTCAAGACTTTGCTGATCGATGCCGACAAACAGGGCACAGCGACAAAGTGGGTCGCCCAGGCCGAGGAGGGTCAACAGCACAAAATTCGCGTAATGGGCCTAGCGATGGCTGAAGCCAAGATTGCCCAGGAAGTGAAGCAGTATGTCGACGATTACGACCTGATCATCGTTGACTGTCCGCCTTCGGTGGATTCGCCGATTCCGCAGGTGATGCTGATGATTGCGGATCTTGCCATTGTTCCGATTGTTCCCAAACCTGGAGACCTCTGGGCATCGACCGACCTTCTTGAACTGGCTGAACGTGCAAGCACAATGAATCCTGACCTGAAGGTACGCCTGCTCGGGTCAAATGTGATCGCTAACCTTGCCATGTCCAAGCATTCGCTGAGTAGCATGGCAACGATGCGCGATAATGCGCCGCTTTTCCAAACCCGCCTTCATCAACGTACGGCGTATGTGGAAGCCATGCTGACGGGCGATTCAGTGCATTATTTTGGTAGCAGTGCCAAAGCGGCCATAAAAGAAATAGAAGCTTTATTTGACGAAGTAATGCTGGGGCTGAACTTGCAAGCGCCGAAGGCAAGGAGCAAAAAATGA
- a CDS encoding replication initiation protein, with the protein MVIAQRSPFTGEKIFAQLSPYRHDGNLRVLSSIRMATSKKPKKAPNSTALAVLSPEQPELLASEFRKANDAIGFRVVEGKFSLLSRRIYNAFIFRAQEVGKTGVDAPADVPGFEEYYWIRMADLCANTEYTSRDYEFFKEHAEALQNIKVEATSDKMWASERLLAGLTIFNTSGLRNKGGTVFIGFAFPPQVKEKVLKPDTYTKLSLYYQAVLRSAHSLALYEVCRRYATSPSHLTNRDSWQEWYHVLSGNSIKDVVLPEYKYFKRDMIVKALSEINSVTDIDVELIETKRGRKVEEIQFRVQLKAQASLLEPGAAIVIDSSVIERMLRLGVSEADAKEYYSNYEEKLLLATIDFVEKRIKKGPNVDAPAGYFRTALQKGFATVAPVAQPLSKNKPASKPRKGYRERFIAARNQEALRYYGELSAQEQTSLFNEFSVQVDRSIKPHLKKGLNSPMVSAAFADWLATRTWGEVTDAAVLDFAELDG; encoded by the coding sequence ATGGTGATTGCACAACGAAGTCCGTTCACCGGTGAAAAAATATTTGCCCAACTTTCACCTTATAGGCATGATGGCAATCTCCGCGTTCTGTCCAGCATCCGTATGGCCACATCCAAAAAGCCTAAAAAGGCACCGAACTCGACTGCGCTTGCCGTATTGAGCCCCGAGCAACCGGAGTTGCTTGCATCCGAATTCAGGAAAGCCAACGACGCGATCGGTTTCCGTGTTGTGGAAGGCAAGTTCTCGCTGCTGTCGCGTCGTATTTATAACGCCTTTATCTTCCGCGCCCAGGAAGTTGGCAAGACCGGTGTCGATGCGCCGGCCGATGTCCCGGGTTTCGAGGAATACTACTGGATACGCATGGCTGATCTCTGTGCCAACACGGAGTACACCAGCCGAGACTATGAGTTTTTCAAGGAGCATGCAGAGGCGCTGCAGAACATCAAGGTGGAAGCGACTTCCGACAAGATGTGGGCAAGCGAGCGCCTGCTGGCAGGTCTGACCATCTTCAATACCTCGGGATTGCGCAACAAGGGTGGCACCGTGTTCATCGGCTTTGCTTTTCCGCCTCAGGTGAAGGAAAAGGTGCTCAAACCCGATACCTATACCAAGCTCAGTCTCTACTATCAGGCTGTATTGCGCAGTGCGCACAGCCTTGCCTTGTATGAAGTGTGCCGCCGCTATGCAACCAGCCCTTCCCACCTGACCAACCGCGACAGCTGGCAGGAGTGGTATCACGTCCTGTCAGGAAATTCGATCAAGGACGTAGTGCTTCCCGAATACAAGTACTTCAAGCGCGACATGATCGTGAAGGCACTGTCCGAGATTAACAGCGTGACCGACATCGACGTCGAACTGATCGAAACCAAGCGAGGCCGCAAGGTGGAGGAAATACAGTTCCGGGTGCAGTTAAAGGCGCAGGCCTCACTGCTGGAACCAGGTGCCGCTATCGTCATCGATTCATCCGTAATCGAACGCATGCTACGTCTGGGGGTCAGCGAGGCCGACGCGAAGGAATACTATTCCAACTACGAAGAAAAATTGCTGCTGGCTACCATTGATTTTGTCGAGAAGCGCATCAAGAAAGGGCCGAATGTCGATGCACCGGCTGGATATTTCCGAACCGCATTGCAAAAGGGTTTTGCCACCGTGGCCCCTGTTGCGCAGCCGTTAAGCAAAAACAAACCTGCGTCCAAGCCCAGAAAGGGATATCGCGAACGGTTCATCGCAGCGCGCAATCAGGAAGCACTGCGCTATTACGGCGAACTGTCCGCGCAAGAACAGACCAGCCTGTTCAACGAGTTTTCCGTCCAAGTCGATCGCAGCATCAAGCCCCACCTGAAAAAGGGTCTGAATTCTCCTATGGTCAGCGCTGCATTTGCTGACTGGCTTGCGACTCGCACTTGGGGAGAAGTGACAGATGCTGCAGTGCTGGATTTCGCTGAACTGGATGGCTGA
- a CDS encoding ParB/RepB/Spo0J family partition protein, translating into MSKRKGLYDRLNTSVADQSNQARDKFDNADLVVAMSRLKQQRPEQTAMDASQVTAVEHALPSRATSSETDTAPSDSYVVRAIPIANVKDHPRNARQVYDPARIDEMATSIARDGQRVPAVVMPDPAEPGSYLLIEGRYRKRALQSLGRSSLLASIVEPLSDLEAYRLSLLLNEERNDQTILDNALSWRTMLDDGTYRSQDHIAEHLNIKQGTVSKTLALLDLPAGVLNIIKTRPASFGIRIAQELRQLSKLVDEAALESVAEQVIDEKLSVRDLERLRDRKTQEPLTRERSRAYPLQWGNVRLGSIREFEDGRLKIDLSNAPENLRADIISAVKKTLAETPASQPGLASALQVEGTEEDKKSTSS; encoded by the coding sequence ATGAGTAAGAGAAAGGGGCTGTACGATCGGTTAAACACCAGTGTCGCCGATCAAAGTAACCAGGCCCGAGACAAATTCGACAATGCTGATCTGGTCGTGGCCATGAGCCGACTCAAGCAACAAAGGCCGGAGCAGACGGCGATGGACGCGTCACAAGTGACTGCCGTCGAACACGCACTGCCAAGTAGAGCGACTTCCTCCGAGACAGACACTGCGCCGTCCGATAGCTATGTAGTGCGCGCAATACCCATTGCAAACGTAAAGGACCATCCACGCAATGCGCGTCAGGTGTACGATCCGGCGCGCATTGATGAGATGGCAACAAGCATCGCGCGGGATGGTCAACGTGTGCCTGCGGTCGTCATGCCTGATCCCGCGGAACCAGGCAGCTATCTGTTGATAGAAGGTCGCTACCGAAAGCGGGCACTGCAAAGCCTAGGGCGTTCCTCGTTGCTGGCCTCCATCGTCGAGCCGTTGTCGGACCTTGAAGCTTATCGGCTGTCGCTCTTGCTTAATGAGGAACGGAACGACCAGACCATATTGGACAATGCGTTGTCTTGGAGAACCATGCTTGACGACGGTACTTATCGTAGTCAGGACCATATCGCCGAGCATCTGAACATTAAGCAAGGCACGGTGTCGAAAACCCTTGCATTGCTTGACCTGCCTGCTGGCGTGCTCAACATTATTAAGACCCGGCCGGCCAGTTTCGGTATCCGTATTGCGCAGGAACTGCGCCAGCTGTCAAAACTGGTCGACGAGGCAGCGCTTGAATCCGTGGCGGAGCAGGTCATCGACGAGAAGTTATCCGTCAGGGACCTCGAGCGCCTGCGCGATCGCAAAACGCAGGAGCCGCTTACCCGCGAGCGGTCGCGCGCCTATCCGCTGCAATGGGGAAACGTCCGGCTGGGTTCCATTCGCGAATTTGAAGACGGCCGGCTTAAGATTGACCTCTCCAACGCCCCGGAAAACCTCAGGGCAGACATCATTAGCGCGGTCAAGAAAACTTTGGCCGAAACACCGGCATCCCAACCGGGCTTGGCATCGGCACTACAAGTAGAGGGGACGGAAGAGGACAAGAAAAGTACTTCGTCCTGA